One region of Armigeres subalbatus isolate Guangzhou_Male chromosome 3, GZ_Asu_2, whole genome shotgun sequence genomic DNA includes:
- the LOC134221178 gene encoding small glutamine-rich tetratricopeptide repeat-containing protein alpha-like, producing the protein MVDSKDNNSSNGGSGPEKEGGKSNLNLTADELKEEGNKCVKVGNFTEAILHYSHAIKLNPNDAILYSNRSLAFLKQQQYYYANEDADSAIALNPTWAKGYYRKAEVHMGVGQYDSALLSYGKALQLQPQDMGIIQAARKAADLSNRDIEQEKRTPVLGAGIGCIVGLFIVFADMLLADTPTIKYTALMVLVVLVVAAIGFGIAKMIRYYTKLQRKGLLDPPVNLLEDFKSTKDAEETENGDIGGSDPRPPRNRYSKAQARQRFKKGKT; encoded by the exons ATGGTG GACTCCAAGGATAACAATTCCAGTAACGGCGGCAGCGGTCcggagaaggaaggaggaaaaagcaACCTAAACCTGACGGCGGACGAGCTGAAAGAGGAAGGTAACAAGTGTGTCAAGGTGGGCAACTTTACGGAGGCCATCCTGCATTATTCGCACGCCATCAAGCTGAACCCGAACGATGCCATTCTGTACAGCAATCGTTCGTTGGCCTTCCTCAAACAGCAGCAGTACTACTATGCCAACGAGGATGCCGATTCGGCCATCGCGCTGAACCCGACCTGGGCCAAAGGGTACTACCGGAAGGCGGAGGTTCACATGGGCGTCGGGCAGTACGATTCGGCACTGCTGTCGTACGGCAAGGCACTGCAGCTCCAGCCGCAGGACATGGGCATTATACAGGCGGCACGGAAGGCTGCCGACCTGAGCAACCGCGACATCGAACAGGAGAAGCGCACGCCGGTGCTGGGCGCCGGAATCGGGTGCATCGTGGGGCTGTTTATTGTGTTTGCTGACATGCTGCTGGCGGACACCCCGACGATAAAG TACACAGCATTGATGGTGCTAGTGGTGCTTGTAGTAGCCGCAATTGGTTTTGGAATAGCAAAAATGATTCGTTACTACACCAAGTTACAACGCAAAGGACTGCTGGATCCACCTGTTAATCTGCTAGAAG ATTTCAAATCAACCAAAGATGCCGAGGAAACGGAAAATGGCGACATAGGAGGTAGCGATCCAAGACCGCCGCGTAATCGCTATTCTAAAGCGCAGGCAAGACAGCGGTTCAAAAAAGGAAAAACGTAA